One Mesoplodon densirostris isolate mMesDen1 chromosome X, mMesDen1 primary haplotype, whole genome shotgun sequence genomic region harbors:
- the LOC132482385 gene encoding NADH dehydrogenase [ubiquinone] 1 alpha subcomplex subunit 5, translating to MAGLLKKTTGLVGLAVCESPHERLKILYTKILDVLGQIPKNAAYRKYTEQITNEKLSMVKAEPNVKKLEEQLQGGQIEEVILQAENELSLARKMVQWKPWEPLVEEPLANQWKWPI from the coding sequence ATGGCGGGCTTGCTGAAGAAGACCACTGGCCTTGTGGGATTGGCTGTATGTGAGAGTCCACACGAGAGGCTAAAAATATTGTATACAAAGATTCTTGATGTTCTTGGACAAATCCCTAAAAATGCAGCATATAGAAAGTATACAGAACAGATTACAAATGAGAAGCTGAGTATGGTTAAAGCGGAaccaaatgttaaaaaattagaaGAGCAACTTCAGGGAGGCCAAATAGAAGAGGTGATTCTTCAGGCTGAAAATGAACTAAGTTTGGCAAGAAAAATGGTGCAATGGAAACCATGGGAGCCTTTAGTGGAAGAGCCTCTTGCCAACCAATGGAAGTGGCCAATATAA